In Candidatus Nomurabacteria bacterium, a genomic segment contains:
- a CDS encoding Na+/H+ antiporter NhaA — MRQLSRGIDFLFENSIFLILSAVIALIWANHDYEAYENFVYPVHFWINDVAMCFFFGMAAKEIWESFLPGGALSSPKQASLPIIATLGGMTGPAVLYLISCSLFKLEVLQVGWAIPCATDIAFSYLFARMIFGKGHPAIPFLLLLAIADDALGLIVLAVFYPNGDVSLLHFLGWVAPAMGIAYVMRRKRVLSFWPYLLIPGVMSWYGFFRGGIHPALALVVIVPLMPSAKADLGLFAENEENRQDTLDRFEHWWKKPVELILGLFGLVNAGVLFGNAGIATGIVMVSLLLGKPLGITIFTLIGMGFGLSLPRRMSMRDVIVLGSVAGVGFTVALFVATVALPAGPLLDAAKLGALASMLAAVLSLILAKMLGVRRISQA; from the coding sequence ATGCGGCAACTCAGCCGTGGTATTGATTTCTTGTTCGAGAACTCGATCTTTCTCATTCTATCGGCCGTGATTGCCCTAATCTGGGCCAATCACGACTACGAGGCCTACGAGAACTTTGTCTACCCGGTGCACTTCTGGATCAACGACGTCGCCATGTGCTTCTTCTTTGGCATGGCGGCCAAGGAAATCTGGGAGTCTTTTCTCCCGGGAGGCGCGCTGTCATCACCCAAACAAGCATCCCTTCCGATTATCGCCACACTCGGCGGTATGACTGGACCTGCAGTGCTCTACCTCATCTCCTGCAGTCTCTTCAAGTTGGAAGTGCTGCAGGTTGGGTGGGCAATTCCTTGCGCCACCGACATCGCCTTCTCCTACCTCTTCGCACGGATGATCTTTGGCAAAGGACATCCGGCAATCCCCTTCCTGCTCCTCCTCGCTATCGCCGACGACGCGCTCGGACTCATTGTCTTGGCAGTCTTTTACCCCAACGGCGATGTCTCTCTGCTGCACTTCCTCGGCTGGGTAGCTCCTGCCATGGGAATCGCCTATGTCATGCGTCGCAAGCGCGTGCTCAGCTTCTGGCCCTATCTACTGATCCCGGGAGTCATGAGCTGGTACGGCTTCTTCCGCGGCGGCATCCATCCGGCTCTGGCCCTAGTGGTCATCGTCCCGCTGATGCCAAGCGCCAAAGCTGACCTGGGACTCTTTGCGGAGAACGAGGAAAATCGCCAAGACACCCTGGACCGCTTCGAGCACTGGTGGAAGAAACCTGTCGAGCTGATTCTTGGTCTCTTCGGTCTCGTGAATGCTGGAGTACTCTTTGGCAACGCTGGCATCGCTACTGGCATCGTGATGGTCTCATTGCTGCTGGGCAAACCACTGGGCATTACCATCTTTACGCTGATCGGCATGGGCTTCGGCCTGAGTCTACCGCGCAGGATGTCGATGCGAGACGTCATCGTCCTTGGCTCTGTTGCTGGCGTAGGATTCACCGTTGCGCTCTTTGTAGCCACGGTGGCTCTGCCAGCCGGACCTCTGCTCGATGCGGCCAAGCTGGGAGCCCTTGCCTCCATGCTAGCCGCTGTACTTTCTCTCATCTTGGCAAAAATGCTGGGCGTCCGGCGTATCAGCCAAGCCTAA
- a CDS encoding DNA polymerase III subunit alpha encodes MRFAHLHVHSHYSLLDGLPKIDELVARAVELDMPAVALTDHGVLYGAVEFYQKATAAGIKPIIGIEAYLARNSRHSKQAKVDERPYHLILLAENNTGYKNLIALTTRAHLEGYYYRPRIDWELLEQYSEGLIAMTACIGGHIPSLILSGEEEELKRTIERYKKVFGPDHFYFELQSNPSLPQQQTVNTRLIELSREYDVPLVVTNDCHYLSTEDADAQDILLCLQTKSKKNDKDRMSYLGENFALRSTEEMASLFPDLPEAIANTAAIAERCNVTLELGKIHLPHYEVPQGKTANAYLRELCMRGLRDRYDTKPDKEVLDRLDYELSVIEKTGFATYLLIVQDFITWAKENRIVVGPGRGSAASSLVCYLLNITDIDPLRYDLLFERFLNPERISMPDIDTDFSDVRRDEVIRYVESKYGKDHVAQIITFGTMAARAAIRDVGRVLDLPYMYCDRVAKLIPMGMTIDEAVSSVPELREINDNDPQAKELLDNARKLEGVARHASTHACGVVITKEPLEEYVPVQFASASDQTVITQYSLHPIEDLGLLKMDFLGLSNLTIIETTLKIVEKTRGEHIVLQDLPLDDKKAYSLLQRGNTIGVFQLESSGMRRYLISLKPNELEDLIAMVALYRPGPMELIPEFIDGKHGRRQAQYLHPKLKPILDKTYGVAVYQEQVLQMARDLAGFSMGEADVLRKAVGKKIGKLLQEQKEKFVEGCVKNDIKEATAKKIFDFIEPFARYGFNRAHAACYGLIAYQTAFLKANYTAEFMAALMTSDHGSTDRIALEIEECRHLGIEVLPPDINESFATFTVVTQKDQDAEPNRIRFGLNAIKNVGEGVVEAIIAERKQNGSFANLEDFLERVQSKDVNKKSLEALIKAGALDCVGGRSALLHNLETILSFAKQVGQEKDQRQTNLFGMLPNTHARKLTLMEAEPLDKMQRLSWERELLGLYLSDHPLSQYREALAKISTPILGLDQAPRSRMISIAGIVTQVQRITTRKGDAMLFVRIEDMSGSVEVLVFPKLYLDTSHEWIEESLVLVKGKVSDKDGIPKILADSVKALDPNKLQAASPALPRNTDSPMQEYVIRLPKNISPATLDALKQVLQAHEGDARVRLTMEGTNGQSKETNYYVRDSEALRNEVAATLASLQD; translated from the coding sequence ATGCGCTTCGCCCACCTTCACGTCCATAGTCACTATAGTCTGCTTGACGGTCTACCAAAAATAGACGAGCTTGTTGCACGTGCAGTCGAATTGGATATGCCAGCAGTCGCCCTCACCGATCACGGCGTCTTATATGGAGCGGTAGAGTTTTATCAAAAAGCCACTGCCGCTGGAATCAAACCCATCATAGGTATTGAGGCCTATTTAGCACGCAACAGTCGTCACTCAAAACAAGCAAAGGTTGATGAGCGCCCTTACCACCTCATCCTCCTAGCTGAGAATAATACGGGATATAAAAACCTAATTGCCCTAACTACCCGAGCGCATCTGGAAGGTTACTATTATCGCCCGCGCATAGACTGGGAGTTGCTTGAGCAGTACTCAGAAGGGCTTATTGCTATGACCGCCTGCATTGGCGGACATATCCCCTCCCTTATCCTAAGTGGTGAAGAAGAGGAACTGAAGCGAACTATTGAGCGATATAAAAAAGTATTTGGCCCTGATCACTTTTACTTTGAATTACAAAGCAATCCTAGTCTACCGCAGCAACAAACTGTGAATACTCGACTGATTGAGTTGAGTCGGGAATATGACGTGCCATTGGTAGTCACAAATGACTGTCACTATCTAAGCACCGAGGATGCAGACGCACAGGATATCCTGCTCTGCCTCCAAACCAAATCAAAGAAGAATGATAAGGATCGCATGAGCTACCTGGGGGAAAATTTTGCCCTGCGTTCTACCGAAGAAATGGCCTCCCTCTTCCCTGACCTTCCCGAAGCGATTGCCAATACTGCCGCAATTGCTGAACGCTGTAATGTCACTCTCGAGCTCGGCAAAATTCACTTGCCGCACTACGAGGTACCACAGGGAAAAACTGCGAACGCCTACCTGCGGGAACTCTGCATGCGCGGACTGCGCGACCGTTACGATACCAAGCCTGATAAAGAAGTCCTAGATCGACTCGACTACGAGCTTTCGGTTATTGAAAAAACTGGTTTTGCAACTTACCTGCTCATCGTGCAAGACTTCATTACCTGGGCAAAGGAAAATCGTATCGTTGTCGGACCTGGTCGTGGATCAGCTGCTTCCAGTCTTGTTTGCTATCTACTCAACATCACTGACATCGACCCCTTACGCTACGATCTCCTGTTTGAGCGTTTCTTGAATCCGGAGCGTATCTCCATGCCTGATATTGATACCGACTTTTCTGACGTCCGGCGTGATGAGGTGATCCGCTATGTGGAATCAAAATACGGTAAAGATCATGTGGCGCAGATTATTACCTTTGGAACAATGGCTGCACGAGCTGCTATTCGCGATGTTGGCCGGGTGCTCGATCTGCCCTATATGTATTGCGATCGAGTAGCTAAACTCATTCCTATGGGCATGACCATTGATGAAGCGGTCAGCTCGGTTCCGGAATTGCGCGAGATTAATGATAACGATCCACAAGCAAAAGAGTTGCTCGACAATGCTCGGAAGCTTGAAGGTGTTGCGCGTCATGCTTCTACGCACGCCTGTGGTGTGGTGATTACCAAAGAGCCGCTGGAAGAGTATGTGCCAGTGCAGTTTGCTTCAGCCAGCGACCAAACTGTTATCACACAATACTCACTCCATCCGATCGAGGACCTCGGTCTCTTGAAAATGGACTTCCTTGGTTTGTCCAACCTCACCATTATTGAAACGACTTTAAAGATTGTTGAAAAGACTCGAGGCGAACATATCGTACTGCAGGATTTACCGCTCGATGATAAAAAAGCCTATTCCCTACTCCAGCGCGGTAACACCATTGGCGTGTTCCAACTTGAATCTTCGGGCATGCGACGTTATCTCATCAGCTTGAAGCCGAACGAATTAGAAGACCTCATCGCTATGGTGGCACTCTATCGTCCTGGTCCAATGGAACTTATCCCGGAATTCATTGACGGCAAACATGGACGTCGTCAGGCGCAATATCTCCATCCGAAACTGAAGCCTATCCTCGACAAAACATATGGCGTAGCAGTCTACCAAGAACAGGTGCTGCAAATGGCTCGCGACCTGGCCGGCTTTAGCATGGGTGAAGCAGATGTGCTGCGTAAAGCTGTAGGTAAAAAAATTGGGAAGTTGCTGCAAGAGCAAAAAGAAAAGTTTGTCGAGGGATGTGTGAAAAACGATATTAAAGAAGCCACGGCTAAGAAGATTTTTGATTTCATCGAGCCTTTTGCCCGCTATGGTTTTAACCGTGCACACGCGGCCTGCTATGGCCTGATCGCCTACCAAACCGCCTTCCTGAAAGCAAACTATACTGCTGAATTCATGGCTGCATTAATGACTTCGGATCATGGCTCAACTGATCGCATTGCTTTAGAGATTGAAGAATGCCGGCACCTTGGTATAGAGGTATTACCGCCTGACATTAATGAAAGTTTTGCCACCTTTACTGTGGTTACTCAGAAAGATCAAGATGCTGAGCCAAATCGCATTCGCTTTGGACTTAATGCTATCAAGAATGTTGGTGAAGGTGTCGTCGAGGCAATAATTGCTGAGCGTAAACAAAACGGTTCCTTTGCGAATCTCGAGGATTTCCTAGAACGAGTACAAAGCAAAGACGTGAACAAAAAATCTCTGGAGGCCCTTATCAAGGCGGGAGCTTTAGACTGCGTTGGTGGGCGAAGCGCGCTGCTCCATAACTTGGAAACGATCCTCTCCTTTGCCAAGCAAGTGGGGCAAGAAAAAGATCAGCGACAAACCAACCTTTTTGGCATGCTTCCAAATACACACGCACGTAAATTAACATTGATGGAGGCTGAACCTCTAGATAAAATGCAGCGACTCTCCTGGGAACGAGAATTGCTAGGGCTCTACTTATCCGATCATCCGCTTTCTCAATATCGTGAGGCTCTGGCAAAAATTTCCACACCTATCCTCGGCTTGGATCAAGCACCTCGCAGTCGCATGATCAGCATCGCAGGGATAGTCACCCAAGTGCAAAGGATCACCACGCGTAAAGGCGATGCAATGCTCTTTGTGCGGATAGAAGACATGTCAGGTTCTGTTGAAGTGCTGGTTTTTCCGAAGCTCTACCTCGACACCTCTCATGAATGGATTGAGGAATCACTTGTCCTGGTAAAAGGAAAGGTCAGCGACAAGGACGGCATACCAAAAATTCTAGCTGACTCGGTCAAAGCGCTTGACCCGAATAAGCTGCAAGCAGCGTCCCCTGCTCTTCCGAGAAACACTGACTCACCAATGCAGGAATACGTGATTCGCTTACCAAAGAACATTAGTCCTGCTACACTTGATGCATTGAAACAAGTACTGCAAGCGCATGAGGGTGACGCTCGAGTCCGTCTCACTATGGAGGGAACGAACGGTCAGAGTAAAGAGACAAATTACTACGTGCGTGACTCAGAAGCCTTACGTAATGAGGTAGCAGCAACCTTGGCCAGTCTACAAGACTAA
- a CDS encoding threonine--tRNA ligase, whose translation MKEQAEKLQHIRHSFAHLLAAAVLRLWPDTKPTIGPAIENGFYYDFEFKSPISDKDLPKIEKMMRKTLQDWKGFERFEVSANEAKKEFKTNDFKLELIKDLEKEKQAITIYQSGHFRDLCRGGHVEDMKEMNPEAFGLAKTAGAYWRGDEKKPMLTRIYGYAFATKDELEAYKKMLEEAEKRDHRKLGQELDLFTFSEYVGAGLPLYTPRGTVLIREISAYLNELKASKGYDFVDIPHIAKSELYKTSGHWDKFKDGIFKVQGQSEEFVLKPMNCPHHTQIYASQLRSYRDLPLRYAEITKQYRDEQSGELHGLSRVRSITIDDTHIFCRQDQMLEEAKNAFAIIAEFSKTLGLHYRVTLSVRDPKRKKDYLGSDEVWEKAEQALAQVLKDEGQEFTVEEGEAAFYGPKIDFHQLDAIGRTWQLSTIQLDFNQPERFKLEYTDTKGEKVRPVMLHIAVAGSLERFLSIAIEHFAGAFPLWLSPSQVQLIPVTSKHEEFVLQMADEFRTQGIRVDVDLMNETVGNKIRKAIKRKVPYLLVIGDKELASPKLHVRKRGSEEVHEYTKKKFFEDIQEKIAQRSLEL comes from the coding sequence ATGAAAGAACAAGCAGAAAAACTCCAACATATTCGTCACTCCTTTGCTCACCTACTCGCAGCTGCCGTACTACGTTTATGGCCTGATACAAAGCCTACTATTGGACCAGCCATCGAAAACGGCTTCTATTATGATTTCGAATTTAAGTCACCAATCTCTGATAAGGATTTGCCAAAAATAGAAAAAATGATGCGCAAAACTTTGCAGGATTGGAAAGGCTTCGAGCGTTTTGAAGTATCTGCCAATGAAGCAAAGAAAGAATTTAAAACAAACGACTTTAAGCTCGAGTTGATTAAGGATCTGGAAAAAGAAAAACAAGCCATAACCATTTATCAATCTGGACACTTCAGAGATCTCTGCCGTGGTGGCCATGTTGAAGATATGAAAGAAATGAATCCTGAAGCATTTGGCTTGGCAAAGACCGCTGGAGCTTATTGGCGTGGCGATGAAAAGAAGCCAATGCTGACCCGCATTTACGGCTATGCCTTTGCTACAAAAGATGAGCTGGAAGCATACAAAAAAATGCTTGAAGAAGCTGAGAAACGTGATCACCGTAAACTGGGTCAAGAGCTCGATCTCTTCACCTTCTCGGAATACGTTGGTGCGGGACTCCCCCTCTACACTCCCCGAGGTACTGTGCTCATCCGTGAAATTAGCGCGTACTTAAATGAACTAAAAGCCTCCAAGGGTTATGACTTCGTTGATATTCCTCATATTGCGAAATCTGAACTCTATAAGACCTCCGGGCACTGGGACAAATTCAAGGATGGCATTTTTAAAGTGCAGGGACAGTCTGAGGAATTTGTGCTGAAGCCAATGAACTGCCCACACCATACGCAGATCTATGCCTCGCAGTTACGCAGCTACCGCGACCTGCCACTCCGCTATGCTGAGATTACCAAGCAATATCGCGATGAACAAAGCGGTGAGCTGCATGGATTATCCCGAGTGCGTTCAATTACTATCGACGATACGCATATCTTCTGCCGGCAGGATCAAATGCTGGAGGAAGCAAAAAACGCCTTTGCCATTATTGCTGAATTTAGTAAAACCCTAGGTTTACATTATCGAGTTACCCTGTCCGTTCGCGATCCGAAGCGCAAAAAAGATTATCTCGGCAGCGACGAGGTATGGGAAAAAGCTGAGCAGGCCCTCGCACAGGTACTGAAAGATGAAGGTCAGGAATTTACCGTTGAGGAAGGTGAGGCAGCCTTCTATGGCCCAAAGATTGACTTCCATCAACTGGACGCTATTGGTCGTACTTGGCAGCTCTCCACTATTCAACTTGATTTTAACCAACCTGAACGCTTCAAGCTTGAATACACTGATACAAAAGGAGAGAAGGTGCGTCCGGTCATGCTTCATATTGCGGTCGCTGGATCACTGGAACGCTTCCTTTCAATTGCGATTGAACACTTTGCCGGCGCCTTCCCGCTCTGGCTCTCACCAAGTCAGGTGCAGTTAATTCCAGTTACCAGTAAGCATGAAGAGTTTGTGCTTCAAATGGCGGATGAATTTCGTACGCAAGGCATCCGCGTCGATGTGGACCTGATGAACGAAACCGTAGGGAATAAAATTCGCAAAGCAATTAAACGCAAAGTCCCCTACCTGCTTGTCATCGGTGATAAAGAACTTGCTTCGCCAAAACTGCATGTACGGAAACGCGGCAGTGAAGAGGTGCATGAATATACCAAGAAGAAATTCTTTGAAGATATTCAAGAAAAGATCGCCCAACGCTCGCTCGAGCTGTAA
- the miaA gene encoding tRNA (adenosine(37)-N6)-dimethylallyltransferase MiaA, giving the protein MSLTQVIIILGPTASGKSSLAIALAKRFKGEIISADSRQVYRGLDIGTGKVTKREMQSIPHYLLDIASPTRQYTVAQFQKETQKTIRKITRNNNLPIICGGTGFYIDAVVSGTTLPEVRPNKKLRKQLVKKTPAQLFHMLQKLDPIRAKSIDPQNPVRLIRAIEIAQSLGRVPQLHVKSQYDALKIGITLSKEKLHDNIHRRLHARMRQGMLAEAKRLHRQGLSYRRMEALGLEYRYLAYHLQGKLTKSEMLQQLEKAIQHYAKRQMTWFKRDKNIHWVKSAKEAQVLTRQFLKKENSPQS; this is encoded by the coding sequence ATGTCCCTCACACAAGTTATAATCATCCTGGGCCCCACCGCCTCTGGTAAATCATCTCTGGCTATTGCTCTGGCTAAGCGCTTCAAAGGGGAAATTATTTCCGCTGACTCTCGCCAGGTCTATCGTGGTCTTGATATTGGGACAGGCAAAGTGACAAAGAGAGAGATGCAAAGTATCCCCCATTATCTCTTGGATATTGCTAGTCCAACACGACAATACACTGTAGCGCAATTTCAAAAAGAGACTCAAAAGACTATTCGCAAGATTACTCGAAATAATAATTTGCCTATCATCTGCGGTGGCACTGGTTTTTATATTGATGCAGTTGTTTCTGGTACAACACTTCCAGAGGTAAGGCCGAATAAAAAACTGCGAAAGCAACTGGTCAAAAAAACACCTGCGCAACTATTTCATATGCTGCAAAAGCTTGATCCTATTCGAGCGAAAAGTATTGACCCTCAAAATCCCGTGCGTCTGATTCGAGCAATTGAAATTGCCCAAAGCCTTGGCCGCGTACCTCAACTTCACGTAAAATCTCAATACGACGCATTGAAAATTGGTATCACTCTATCAAAAGAAAAACTGCACGATAACATCCATCGTCGTTTACACGCTCGGATGCGGCAAGGCATGCTGGCCGAAGCAAAACGTTTGCATCGTCAGGGTCTAAGCTATCGTCGCATGGAAGCACTTGGTTTGGAGTATCGCTATCTTGCCTATCACCTGCAGGGTAAATTAACAAAAAGTGAGATGCTGCAGCAGCTGGAGAAAGCTATCCAGCACTATGCCAAACGACAGATGACCTGGTTCAAGCGGGATAAAAATATACATTGGGTGAAAAGCGCCAAAGAGGCACAGGTGCTTACCAGGCAGTTTCTCAAAAAAGAAAACTCTCCCCAGTCCTAG
- the pyrB gene encoding aspartate carbamoyltransferase, with product MKHVISVGDFDLPFIDGVLASAESYRMTWEKGEPLPSVSDQGVVRLLFGEPSTRTAGSFEEAARLLGLPHVLTSGAEGTSLVKGETLGATARMFCGYNGSALVMRTKVEGAPRWVAEMAARRGMQLCVLNAGDGANEHPSQTLLDLYTIRRHLGRLNGFKIGFVGDFKYSRTVHSLIRALRLLEGVEIVLVSAPEAQLQWWYTRGMYNVTVASDLETLAGCHLVYATRVQRERFPSEYEYHRVAGRFTIDQAALDMLGSKVLVMHPLPIGDNEIHPSVLGDPRVIIDAQAANGVPIRMALLNEALHSRCAETPLEVIGPEIEDVRSGSADEAIARKQLAQQRFLPISNGTVLDHLPVGFGRRIQSVLGLDPNAHYVGLDQGLRSNGQGGKKDTLRLEDVFLNARELSAIGILVPQVTINEIRDGVLTKRRVATVREITGIGSCPNPACVTRCDAEAALYPHFHVNGEGREVLACHYCEQHFDRREVLVD from the coding sequence GTGAAGCATGTGATCTCGGTTGGTGATTTCGATCTTCCTTTCATCGATGGGGTTTTGGCAAGTGCTGAGTCCTATCGAATGACTTGGGAGAAGGGCGAGCCTTTGCCGAGTGTTAGCGATCAAGGTGTTGTGCGGCTTCTCTTTGGAGAGCCGAGCACTAGGACCGCCGGATCATTCGAGGAGGCAGCGCGTCTGCTGGGTCTGCCGCATGTGCTGACCTCAGGGGCCGAGGGAACTTCCTTGGTAAAGGGGGAGACACTCGGGGCAACCGCACGAATGTTCTGCGGCTACAATGGGTCAGCCCTGGTGATGCGGACAAAAGTGGAGGGTGCTCCTCGTTGGGTGGCTGAGATGGCTGCACGGCGAGGTATGCAACTCTGCGTACTCAATGCTGGCGACGGTGCGAATGAGCATCCCAGCCAGACCCTTCTTGATCTCTACACCATTCGGCGCCATTTGGGTCGACTGAATGGTTTCAAGATTGGTTTCGTGGGTGATTTCAAGTATTCTCGCACGGTGCATTCCTTGATTCGCGCACTGCGCCTGCTAGAGGGTGTGGAGATTGTACTAGTCTCAGCACCGGAAGCACAGTTGCAGTGGTGGTATACGAGAGGCATGTACAATGTCACCGTGGCGAGTGATTTGGAGACGCTGGCAGGGTGCCACTTGGTCTATGCGACTCGGGTGCAACGAGAGCGTTTCCCGAGCGAGTACGAATACCACAGGGTTGCCGGTCGTTTCACGATTGACCAGGCGGCCCTAGACATGCTTGGGTCTAAGGTCTTGGTGATGCACCCCCTGCCGATCGGTGACAATGAGATTCATCCTTCTGTCCTCGGTGACCCACGAGTCATCATCGACGCTCAGGCAGCGAACGGCGTGCCGATCAGGATGGCCCTTTTGAATGAGGCGCTCCATAGTCGCTGTGCGGAGACACCTCTTGAGGTGATTGGGCCGGAGATCGAGGATGTGCGAAGTGGGTCGGCTGATGAAGCGATTGCTCGCAAGCAGTTGGCGCAGCAGCGCTTCTTGCCCATCAGTAACGGGACGGTACTTGATCATTTGCCTGTAGGTTTTGGCAGGAGGATTCAGTCGGTGCTCGGTCTGGATCCAAATGCGCACTACGTGGGACTTGATCAGGGACTGCGGTCTAATGGTCAGGGCGGCAAGAAGGATACGCTCCGGCTGGAAGATGTTTTCTTGAATGCAAGGGAGCTCTCTGCCATCGGCATCTTGGTGCCTCAAGTGACCATCAACGAAATTCGTGATGGTGTGCTAACGAAGCGGCGGGTGGCGACCGTGCGTGAGATCACCGGTATCGGATCTTGTCCCAACCCGGCTTGCGTGACCAGGTGTGATGCGGAGGCAGCGCTCTATCCTCACTTTCATGTGAACGGAGAAGGGCGGGAAGTCCTGGCCTGCCACTACTGCGAACAGCACTTTGATAGGAGGGAAGTGCTGGTTGACTGA
- a CDS encoding baseplate J/gp47 family protein: protein MEKRHSTQGQLPKSYARAAIIFIFIVLIAGGGVLYLSLSRTIVTITPRQQEYSVTVPVAVREDEIAEGGERSDNSTIQGMILTATRTRQGTFTSLGEGSSVADTATGRVTIYNNWNQTQPLAATTRFLTEDGVLFRLKERVDVPAASSIEAEVYADEKGAIGNIGPSRFTLPGLWPGLQEKIYAESTTAMTGGLKEVKSVSAEDLRQAENTLRSQIVEDVRSFFQDSLAGEETKWQLLDDALIGTITEKDFSAEVGDQVEDFTGSLTLKVDGVAILPSDIAALAATRLTEEIPDNTIPLSSDAEEIETTVTKINTDTQTAELSITGTIDASTTLANPIFSRSNLVSRSRQEILEYFSSFPEVAAVSIRFSPFWATQAASLEDHIEIRFNQPEQ from the coding sequence ATGGAAAAACGTCATTCAACTCAAGGTCAGCTTCCAAAGTCTTATGCTCGAGCAGCAATCATTTTTATTTTTATTGTACTCATCGCTGGCGGCGGCGTACTTTATCTCTCCTTATCGCGTACGATTGTCACAATCACCCCTCGCCAACAAGAATACTCAGTAACTGTGCCCGTGGCAGTGAGGGAAGATGAAATCGCAGAAGGTGGCGAACGAAGCGACAACTCAACTATCCAAGGCATGATCCTCACAGCTACTCGCACTCGACAAGGCACCTTCACGAGTTTAGGTGAAGGAAGCAGCGTGGCTGATACCGCCACCGGTCGAGTAACTATTTATAATAACTGGAACCAAACGCAGCCCTTGGCAGCTACCACTCGCTTCTTAACTGAAGATGGCGTGCTTTTTAGACTCAAAGAACGAGTTGATGTACCGGCTGCTTCATCGATTGAGGCGGAGGTATACGCTGATGAAAAAGGAGCCATCGGAAACATTGGACCAAGTCGCTTCACGCTGCCTGGTCTCTGGCCCGGCCTGCAGGAAAAAATCTATGCGGAGAGCACTACAGCAATGACAGGAGGATTAAAAGAAGTGAAGAGCGTCTCAGCAGAAGATTTACGACAAGCTGAAAACACCCTACGATCGCAAATCGTTGAAGATGTACGCAGCTTTTTTCAAGACAGCTTAGCTGGTGAAGAAACCAAGTGGCAACTTCTCGATGACGCGCTTATCGGAACTATTACGGAAAAGGATTTCAGCGCCGAGGTTGGCGACCAAGTAGAAGACTTCACGGGCAGTCTCACGCTTAAGGTGGACGGCGTTGCTATACTTCCTAGCGATATCGCTGCCCTGGCTGCCACGCGACTCACTGAAGAAATTCCAGACAACACCATTCCCCTCTCCTCTGATGCCGAGGAAATTGAAACCACGGTTACAAAAATTAACACTGATACACAAACGGCTGAGTTAAGCATCACCGGAACTATCGACGCGAGCACGACCCTTGCGAATCCAATTTTTTCACGAAGCAATCTGGTCAGCCGTAGCCGACAAGAGATTCTCGAATACTTCTCTTCCTTCCCAGAGGTTGCTGCTGTCTCTATTCGCTTCTCCCCCTTTTGGGCCACTCAGGCTGCATCGCTTGAGGATCATATTGAAATTCGTTTTAATCAGCCTGAGCAATAA